The DNA region GCTTCGCGATGCCTACAAGCGTCTGATCTCGCTTCGGCGCGCCCACCCGGCGCTCTGGCGCGGCGATCACGAGGGTGTTCAGTTCGGCGACGACCTGCTGGTCTTTCTGCGGCGCGACGCGGAGACCGGTACCGCCGTCGCGGTGGCCGTCAATCGCGGTGAAGAAGCGGCGACGATTGAATTCGAAGTGCCGGAGGAATGGGTGGGGGCGGCGGTGCGAGACGTCTGGGGAGACGAGCAGGCGCCGGTCTTGGACGACACCTTGAGGATGCCGATCCCTGCTCGGAGCGCGAGGGTTCTCGCGGTCTCCGACGACAATTGAGCCTTTCGAAGAGGAAGTGACGATGGCCGATGTAAAGCTCAGAGATGTCAAGAAGAACTACGGTGACCTGACCGTTATCGAGAAGCTCAACCTCGACATCGAAGACCAGGAGTTCATGGTGCTGGTCGGCCCATCGGGCTGTGGCAAGTCCACCGCGCTGCGCATGGTGGCCGGTCTCGAGGAGATCACCGACGGCGAGATCTCGATTGCCGATCGAGTGGTCAACGACCTGCCGCCGAAGGAACGCGATATCGCCATGGTCTTCCAGAGCTACGCGCTGTATCCGCACATGAGCGTGCGCCAGAACCTCGAGTTCGGCTTGAAGCTGCGCAAGATGCCTCAGGACGAGATCGACCGGCGGGTTCAGAGCGCCGCCGAGATTCTGGGCATCACGGAGTTTCTGGATCGCAAGCCGCGGGCGCTCTCGGGTGGCCAGAGACAGCGTGTCGCCGTGGGCCGCGCCATCGTTCGCAATCCGTCGGTGTTTCTGTTCGACGAACCGCTCTCGAACCTCGACGCCAAGCTGCGGGTGCAGATGCGAGCGGAGATCTCGAAGCTGCAGAAGCGTCTCAAGACCACGACCGTCTACGTCACCCACGACCAGGTCGAGGCGATGACCATGGGTGACCGGATCGCGATCTTGAAGGACGGCGATCTCATGCAGGTGGGCACTCCGCTGGACGTCTACGAGCGGCCGGCCAACAGCTTCGTCGCCGGCTTCATCGGAACCCCGCCGATGAACCTGGTCGATGCCGTGG from bacterium includes:
- the ugpC gene encoding sn-glycerol-3-phosphate ABC transporter ATP-binding protein UgpC; amino-acid sequence: MADVKLRDVKKNYGDLTVIEKLNLDIEDQEFMVLVGPSGCGKSTALRMVAGLEEITDGEISIADRVVNDLPPKERDIAMVFQSYALYPHMSVRQNLEFGLKLRKMPQDEIDRRVQSAAEILGITEFLDRKPRALSGGQRQRVAVGRAIVRNPSVFLFDEPLSNLDAKLRVQMRAEISKLQKRLKTTTVYVTHDQVEAMTMGDRIAILKDGDLMQVGTPLDVYERPANSFVAGFIGTPPMNLVDAVADVESLKGDGFEFRLTEGLKSMVGSDERKLIVGIRPEHLHLSAEDLEGAVGSLAADVEVVEPLGHENIVHGKVAGDFITATVPPAMAPTVGDRVEFLVELDRLHLFDAETEKSLVV